A window of Haliscomenobacter hydrossis DSM 1100 contains these coding sequences:
- a CDS encoding AMP-binding protein, with protein sequence MANREDNLPDSDKDSGSSPQIIQGFVEQDLRSIISYFYQWEREKGDTPFLRQPYGNTWKTITWREAGDKARRLVTALQQMGLQPGDNVAMVSKNCYHWIITDLALMMGGFVSVPFYPNLTAKELNQVLLASEARVLFVGKLDDWENMKPGVPEGVTLIKFPHYEGNARIEAGLEWDKLVAKNEPIPGSPEPDLHDLFTILFTSGTTGTPKGVMLNHYQPAALIHNEKVNGNLIDFSTDDHRFFSFLPLNHIAERVIVEGASIVTGGTISFGEALHTFVQNLKDTEPTLLMAVPRIWAKFQLGILGRLPEKRLNFLLQIPLVGNLLKRKIIQGLGLNKARVMLTGAAPTPDSVKVFFQKLGINLQEVYAMTENTGGCTLMPLHDIRPGTVGKPMPNVEIKIDSQNQEVLMRAPWVMTGYYKDPERTAQVVENGWLHTGDQGEMTPDGYLKLTGRVSDTFKSTKGKFIIPAPIEWGFAKNSYIEQLCVVGFSIPQPLALAVLSEIGQKTPLEIVKASLAQTLSEVNAELMNHERVKAVVITKEPWAVENGVLTPTLKIRREVLNRKYAERYGVWFERSEPVIWED encoded by the coding sequence ATGGCCAATCGTGAAGACAATCTACCGGATTCTGACAAAGATTCAGGGTCAAGCCCACAAATCATCCAAGGATTTGTAGAGCAGGACCTGCGCAGCATCATTTCCTACTTCTACCAATGGGAACGGGAAAAAGGAGACACTCCTTTTTTGCGCCAACCCTACGGGAACACCTGGAAAACCATCACTTGGCGGGAAGCGGGAGACAAAGCCCGGCGCTTGGTCACTGCCTTGCAGCAAATGGGACTGCAACCCGGCGACAATGTAGCGATGGTCTCCAAAAACTGCTACCACTGGATCATCACTGATTTGGCTTTGATGATGGGCGGCTTTGTTTCGGTTCCGTTTTATCCCAACCTGACCGCCAAAGAGCTGAACCAGGTCCTTTTGGCCAGCGAGGCCAGGGTGTTGTTTGTAGGCAAACTGGACGATTGGGAAAACATGAAACCTGGCGTTCCTGAAGGCGTAACCCTAATCAAATTCCCGCATTACGAAGGCAATGCGCGGATCGAAGCGGGGCTTGAATGGGACAAGCTGGTTGCTAAAAATGAACCCATTCCTGGCAGCCCCGAGCCGGATTTGCACGATTTGTTTACCATCCTCTTCACATCGGGCACTACAGGCACGCCCAAAGGGGTCATGCTCAACCATTACCAACCGGCAGCCTTGATCCACAACGAAAAAGTCAATGGCAATTTGATCGATTTTAGTACCGATGATCACCGCTTTTTTTCTTTCCTTCCGCTCAACCACATTGCCGAAAGAGTTATTGTCGAAGGGGCTTCGATTGTGACTGGGGGGACGATATCCTTTGGCGAGGCGCTCCATACTTTTGTGCAAAACCTAAAAGATACCGAACCCACGCTGTTGATGGCGGTGCCGCGCATTTGGGCAAAATTCCAGCTGGGTATATTGGGGCGTTTGCCAGAAAAAAGGCTCAATTTTTTGCTGCAAATTCCGCTGGTTGGTAACTTGTTGAAACGAAAAATCATTCAGGGCCTCGGTTTGAACAAAGCCAGGGTCATGCTGACGGGGGCTGCGCCTACGCCGGATTCGGTCAAGGTTTTTTTCCAAAAACTGGGCATTAACCTCCAGGAAGTATACGCCATGACCGAAAACACGGGAGGCTGCACCTTGATGCCCCTCCATGACATCCGCCCAGGCACGGTGGGTAAACCCATGCCCAATGTTGAAATCAAAATTGACTCCCAGAACCAGGAAGTGCTCATGCGGGCGCCCTGGGTGATGACAGGTTATTACAAGGACCCCGAACGTACCGCGCAAGTCGTCGAAAACGGCTGGCTGCATACCGGAGACCAGGGCGAAATGACCCCCGATGGCTACCTGAAACTGACCGGGCGGGTTTCCGATACCTTCAAGTCGACCAAAGGAAAATTCATCATACCCGCGCCCATCGAATGGGGTTTTGCCAAAAATAGTTACATTGAACAGCTTTGTGTGGTGGGTTTTTCTATCCCACAACCCCTCGCCCTGGCCGTTCTTTCAGAAATTGGGCAAAAAACGCCCCTTGAGATCGTCAAGGCTTCTCTGGCTCAAACTTTAAGTGAAGTAAATGCCGAATTGATGAACCATGAGCGGGTCAAGGCTGTAGTGATTACCAAAGAACCCTGGGCCGTAGAAAATGGAGTGTTGACACCGACCTTGAAAATTCGGCGGGAGGTGTTGAATCGGAAATATGCGGAGCGGTACGGGGTCTGGTTTGAGCGGTCAGAGCCAGTTATATGGGAAGATTAA
- a CDS encoding SDR family NAD(P)-dependent oxidoreductase, producing MKDFSKKIAVITGAGSGMGRELAIQLAAAGAKVVLNDWNETSLNETIQLIEQNGGSAGGRAFSVADRLEVYNFAQETVNRFGGVDIVVNNAGISLLQQKIESTPYELFEKVININMWGVIYGSKAFIPFLKERPEAALVNVSSIFGIAAYPDQGPYVTAKFAVRGFTETLRQEMAGTSVTVTCVHPGGIKTNIVRNIDTTQKARLDKFSDVFDRMAKMSAADAATRIIKGIQRKEKRVLVGKDALFMDKIARLFPSNYEDTIMKGYDIKKFP from the coding sequence GTGAAAGACTTCAGTAAAAAAATAGCCGTGATCACGGGTGCAGGCTCTGGGATGGGGCGTGAATTGGCCATCCAACTGGCTGCCGCGGGCGCCAAGGTAGTGCTCAATGATTGGAACGAAACCTCCCTGAATGAGACCATTCAACTTATTGAACAAAATGGGGGAAGTGCTGGCGGGCGCGCCTTTAGCGTCGCCGATCGCTTGGAGGTGTACAACTTTGCCCAGGAAACGGTGAATCGTTTTGGCGGAGTAGACATCGTGGTGAACAACGCGGGAATTTCCCTTTTGCAGCAAAAAATTGAAAGCACGCCCTACGAGCTTTTTGAAAAAGTGATCAACATCAACATGTGGGGGGTGATTTATGGCTCAAAAGCCTTCATTCCTTTCCTGAAAGAACGGCCTGAAGCAGCGCTTGTCAACGTATCCAGCATTTTTGGCATTGCTGCCTATCCCGATCAGGGACCTTACGTGACCGCCAAATTTGCGGTGCGTGGATTTACCGAAACCCTCCGTCAGGAAATGGCCGGAACCAGTGTGACCGTGACTTGTGTACACCCTGGAGGCATTAAAACCAATATTGTCCGCAACATCGATACTACCCAAAAGGCCCGCCTGGATAAGTTTTCGGATGTTTTTGACCGCATGGCCAAAATGAGCGCAGCCGATGCAGCTACCCGCATCATCAAGGGTATTCAGCGCAAGGAAAAACGGGTGTTGGTGGGGAAAGATGCCCTGTTTATGGACAAAATAGCCCGGCTTTTTCCCAGCAATTACGAGGATACCATCATGAAGGGGTACGATATCAAAAAATTCCCGTAG
- a CDS encoding aldehyde dehydrogenase family protein — protein sequence MQTITTNAIDLATLFKKQQDFAPQMANTSASQRIERLNRLIRFMDDEGEMQGLKDAMYQDFRKAEVEVMLSEIAVVKSHALHARRELSRWMRPHKVTTPITLIGTTSYIHYEAKGVSLIISPWNYPFNLTFSPLVYALAAGNTAIIKPSELTPHTSAFMAKAIKALFPSEEVALIEGDASVSTALLELPFDHIFFTGSPQIGKIVMAAAAKHLASVTLELGGKSPAIIDASAAIDKLAYHLAWGKCLNNGQTCIAPDYVLVEASKRDEFVEAFRNGIERLYPNSAKLVDNPDYCRIINPRHYQRLRRLYEDALSKGAQESMGGTWNEAERFVPPTVLVNMSEDMLIMEEEIFGPILPVLTYSSPAEAVAIIQRRPKPLTLYIGAKDQRFIQYMLDNTSAGGAVINDYMLGFGNPNLPFGGVNNSGIGKYMGFHGFVAFSNEKAIVRRNFGTLSMLFPPYTQRVKSIMALVQKRLL from the coding sequence ATGCAAACGATCACCACCAACGCAATAGACCTGGCTACCCTCTTCAAAAAACAACAGGACTTTGCCCCGCAAATGGCCAATACCAGCGCTAGTCAACGCATTGAGCGCCTGAATCGCCTCATCCGTTTCATGGATGACGAAGGGGAAATGCAAGGTTTAAAAGACGCCATGTACCAGGATTTTCGCAAGGCGGAAGTAGAGGTAATGCTCTCCGAAATTGCCGTGGTCAAAAGCCACGCCTTACATGCCCGCCGTGAACTAAGCCGTTGGATGCGACCGCATAAAGTAACTACGCCGATCACGCTAATTGGAACAACATCCTACATCCACTACGAAGCCAAGGGCGTATCTTTGATCATTTCGCCCTGGAATTACCCTTTTAACCTGACCTTTTCACCCTTGGTGTATGCCCTGGCAGCAGGCAATACGGCGATCATCAAACCTTCAGAGCTTACGCCGCATACTTCCGCCTTTATGGCCAAAGCGATCAAAGCGCTTTTCCCATCCGAAGAGGTCGCGCTCATTGAAGGGGATGCCTCGGTCTCTACCGCATTGTTGGAATTACCTTTCGATCATATTTTTTTTACGGGAAGTCCTCAGATTGGCAAAATCGTGATGGCAGCAGCGGCCAAACACCTGGCTTCAGTAACCCTCGAATTGGGTGGTAAATCCCCGGCGATCATTGATGCTTCGGCAGCAATTGACAAATTGGCTTACCACCTGGCCTGGGGCAAATGCCTCAACAACGGCCAAACTTGTATTGCACCGGATTATGTGCTGGTAGAAGCCTCCAAGCGCGATGAATTTGTAGAAGCGTTCCGCAATGGCATCGAGCGGTTGTACCCGAACTCCGCAAAACTTGTCGACAACCCAGATTATTGCCGCATCATCAACCCTCGCCATTACCAACGCCTGCGCCGCTTGTACGAGGACGCCCTGAGCAAAGGGGCGCAGGAATCGATGGGTGGAACCTGGAACGAAGCCGAGCGGTTTGTGCCACCTACCGTACTGGTCAACATGAGTGAAGACATGCTGATCATGGAAGAGGAAATTTTTGGGCCTATCCTCCCGGTTTTGACCTATTCCAGTCCAGCCGAAGCCGTAGCAATCATTCAGCGGCGCCCCAAACCATTGACCCTTTACATCGGTGCCAAAGATCAACGATTTATTCAATACATGTTGGACAATACTTCGGCGGGGGGGGCCGTGATCAACGATTACATGCTTGGTTTTGGCAATCCGAACCTACCTTTTGGCGGAGTAAACAACAGCGGCATCGGCAAGTACATGGGCTTTCATGGCTTTGTGGCTTTTTCCAATGAGAAAGCAATTGTGCGAAGGAATTTTGGGACGCTGAGTATGCTTTTCCCTCCTTATACCCAACGGGTGAAATCCATCATGGCGCTGGTACAAAAAAGACTCCTTTGA
- a CDS encoding SPOR domain-containing protein, whose translation MEIDISKHIVDLLHEHDVVSLPGLGSFVGSYKSAVVDQVSGTLAPPAKTITFDDNLRMDDGLLIDTIGKTYGITFDTASNLVEDYVNKIRAVLDRREIVSFPNLGRLYRDFEQNLQYLPDATNFNTESHGLPEIKAYPIAKPEPEPEPVPVVVEHQTSSGPLPAAVPLGRLINHWLRDNVLLVGILATLVIVFLFFNVIRGPLDESTSSDTQVNVPPPSVTDENYKNDFPAEEIPKEQRQPLTSDKQGAIVDEDGTYEEEKKPVTTPKTTPAKENSSSTTTPPKVVEKPVVTPPATPVGDKTGIIAIGSFKDQANVAKLVAQISAAGMTPYKATTGDLTRVGVQFNYSTPAELNAMLSQVRRKFEPGAIIIQR comes from the coding sequence ATGGAAATCGATATTAGCAAACATATCGTGGATTTACTGCATGAACATGATGTAGTATCTTTACCTGGGTTGGGTTCATTTGTGGGTAGTTACAAATCGGCAGTGGTTGACCAGGTATCTGGCACCCTGGCTCCTCCCGCAAAAACCATCACTTTTGACGACAACCTCCGCATGGATGACGGGCTGTTGATCGATACCATTGGCAAAACCTATGGCATCACTTTTGATACAGCCTCCAATTTGGTGGAAGACTATGTAAATAAAATTCGAGCCGTCCTGGATCGACGGGAAATCGTATCTTTTCCGAACCTGGGGCGATTGTACCGCGATTTTGAACAAAACCTACAGTATTTACCCGATGCGACCAATTTCAATACCGAGTCACACGGGCTGCCCGAAATCAAAGCCTACCCCATTGCCAAACCCGAACCGGAGCCCGAACCTGTACCCGTGGTGGTTGAACACCAAACTTCCAGCGGGCCACTGCCTGCCGCAGTTCCCCTGGGGCGTTTGATCAATCATTGGCTGAGAGACAATGTTTTATTGGTGGGGATTTTGGCCACGCTGGTCATTGTGTTTTTGTTTTTCAACGTCATCCGGGGTCCTTTAGATGAATCGACCAGTAGTGATACACAAGTCAATGTTCCGCCCCCATCCGTCACGGATGAAAATTACAAAAACGATTTCCCCGCCGAAGAAATTCCCAAAGAGCAGCGCCAGCCCTTGACCAGTGACAAACAGGGCGCAATTGTGGACGAAGACGGGACTTACGAAGAGGAAAAAAAGCCGGTTACTACCCCCAAAACAACTCCGGCCAAAGAGAACAGTAGCAGTACCACTACGCCACCAAAGGTGGTAGAAAAACCAGTGGTTACCCCACCCGCAACTCCGGTGGGCGATAAAACCGGAATCATTGCCATCGGCTCCTTTAAAGACCAGGCCAATGTGGCCAAATTGGTCGCACAAATCAGCGCAGCAGGTATGACGCCTTATAAGGCCACTACGGGTGATCTGACCCGCGTGGGGGTTCAGTTCAATTACAGCACCCCCGCCGAGCTCAACGCGATGCTGAGTCAGGTGCGGAGGAAGTTTGAACCGGGCGCAATTATTATTCAGCGCTAA
- a CDS encoding ComEC/Rec2 family competence protein gives MNWRMLPMPRLLLPLVVGIGVGDGYSISWAYKEKFYWMIGGALLLLGTALLIRPNFQHRAWFGTCIFLILIGLGLLRMQQSHFWENPTHFSLQQTNDSLGVWGKILETRPSPNSYRVLLQVKATQVSDSVWQSAEGKLLAYLKVAEGQTLPQLGQCLYLSGAIERVKPPLNPDAFDFRAYLQRQGIYHQVFAPEGAWRLDSVHFQIPLTLRLQRFCIKTLRKYLPAGDTYAVGAALIVGERSQLSQEIKQAFSNSGAVHVLSVSGLHVGVLAIVLRWIFSWVQLGKGVQKLSLGLELGSIWLFTLLTGAAPATLRAAVMFSLIIGARAVLRQYNIWNILAASAFALLCWQPNLLWDIGFQLSFLAIAGIVAFQPWIYALWSAPNVVLDYVWKLTSVGIAAQLSTGPLSIFYFHQFPVFFWLSGLVAVPLSGVILVLGLLLFVLEAMHIPAMWIGKLLAFSIQLLNRLIEAIHQLPYAVASGFWWEAWATLVMYGVLSLLCIALYRRKLGWLNAALALLLVWTMAHWPGIFQAQEQNQLICYHVPKTSVLDLVHGNTVLTFSSADSIPEFMAAQNHRYHLLLKASRRLEWGSRLRWGHQVFAQENLLIWGKYRIGIWDGNVDMRVPDKCDYLLLRNNPWVRAEDLPSNLKLIILDGSNRFGTRRWMKKLAQEKGIPIHDTGEQGAWVLQGR, from the coding sequence ATGAATTGGCGTATGTTGCCCATGCCCAGGCTATTGTTGCCGCTGGTTGTGGGGATTGGTGTTGGCGATGGGTACTCCATTTCCTGGGCTTATAAAGAAAAGTTTTACTGGATGATTGGTGGGGCTTTGCTCTTGCTCGGCACCGCTTTGCTCATTCGCCCCAACTTTCAGCACCGTGCCTGGTTTGGCACCTGCATTTTTTTGATCTTAATTGGCCTGGGTTTACTCAGGATGCAACAGAGTCATTTTTGGGAAAACCCTACCCACTTCTCCCTTCAACAAACCAATGATTCATTAGGTGTTTGGGGCAAAATCCTGGAAACTCGACCCAGCCCCAACAGCTATCGGGTTTTGTTGCAGGTAAAAGCTACCCAGGTGTCCGATTCAGTCTGGCAAAGTGCAGAAGGAAAATTGCTGGCTTACCTTAAAGTTGCGGAGGGGCAAACCCTCCCTCAACTGGGCCAATGCCTGTATTTGAGCGGTGCCATCGAAAGGGTAAAACCGCCACTCAATCCCGATGCCTTTGACTTTAGGGCTTATTTGCAACGACAAGGAATTTACCATCAGGTTTTTGCACCAGAGGGGGCATGGCGGCTGGATTCGGTACATTTTCAAATTCCGCTGACCTTGAGGCTGCAAAGATTTTGCATCAAAACCTTACGAAAATATCTTCCTGCGGGCGATACCTACGCCGTAGGGGCAGCGCTGATTGTGGGTGAGCGCAGCCAGTTGTCTCAAGAAATAAAACAAGCCTTCAGCAATAGTGGCGCGGTACATGTATTGTCGGTTTCGGGTTTGCATGTGGGCGTTCTGGCCATCGTTTTGCGCTGGATATTCAGTTGGGTTCAGTTGGGGAAAGGGGTACAAAAACTCAGTTTGGGCCTTGAACTGGGCAGCATTTGGTTGTTTACTTTACTCACTGGAGCTGCTCCGGCCACGCTCCGGGCGGCGGTCATGTTTTCGCTGATCATTGGTGCGCGGGCAGTGCTGCGGCAATACAACATCTGGAACATTTTAGCGGCTTCAGCTTTTGCGCTGTTGTGTTGGCAGCCCAATTTGTTGTGGGACATTGGTTTCCAGCTTTCCTTTTTGGCCATTGCGGGCATTGTGGCTTTCCAACCCTGGATCTACGCGCTTTGGTCGGCGCCCAATGTTGTGCTGGACTACGTCTGGAAATTGACCAGCGTGGGTATTGCGGCTCAGCTCAGTACAGGCCCGCTTAGTATTTTTTACTTTCATCAATTTCCCGTTTTTTTTTGGCTTTCGGGTCTAGTGGCAGTGCCCTTATCGGGAGTCATTTTGGTGCTTGGCCTGCTTTTGTTTGTGCTGGAGGCCATGCACATTCCGGCAATGTGGATTGGAAAATTGCTGGCATTTTCCATCCAATTGCTCAATCGATTGATTGAAGCCATCCATCAATTGCCCTATGCGGTAGCCAGCGGATTTTGGTGGGAGGCATGGGCTACCCTGGTAATGTACGGGGTGCTCTCCCTACTGTGCATTGCCCTCTACCGACGTAAGTTGGGTTGGTTAAACGCTGCATTGGCGCTGCTTCTGGTTTGGACTATGGCACATTGGCCCGGCATTTTTCAAGCTCAAGAACAAAATCAACTCATTTGTTACCATGTTCCCAAAACTTCGGTACTCGATTTGGTGCATGGCAACACTGTGCTCACTTTTTCCAGTGCGGACAGCATCCCTGAGTTCATGGCGGCGCAAAACCACCGCTATCATTTGCTGCTAAAAGCTTCCCGTAGGCTGGAGTGGGGGAGTAGGCTGCGCTGGGGCCATCAGGTTTTCGCTCAAGAAAATCTACTGATTTGGGGGAAATACCGCATTGGCATATGGGATGGGAATGTAGACATGCGCGTACCAGACAAGTGTGATTATCTCTTGTTGCGTAACAATCCCTGGGTACGCGCCGAAGACTTGCCATCAAATCTCAAGCTGATCATTTTGGATGGCTCCAATCGATTTGGCACCCGGCGCTGGATGAAAAAACTCGCGCAGGAAAAAGGTATTCCCATCCACGATACGGGAGAACAAGGTGCCTGGGTTTTGCAAGGACGATAG
- a CDS encoding helix-hairpin-helix domain-containing protein has protein sequence MKKLLDFFYYTKAERRACVMLLILCTTAFLLPEWIDFETPEDLTVLEAAPRPIQAKMAPRYHQKEPRYGKSSYPKRYPVKVDKAIKFFPFDPNTITASELQQLGLSARTAAIWVKYSGKGGRFRKPEDVQKVYGLPPDWYPKALPFMRITRAEESVYAASSTENTPFRSYPDDKPGRKDSKPCTPIDVNASDTSAWQSLRGIGPVLASRIVKFRDKLGGFYALEQVRETYGLADSVFQKILPCLTLGNPGLKPLLINQATLNELATHPYIGFKAARGILNWKDQHGPFTKPEHLEEVVALEKQKLERLRPYLQF, from the coding sequence ATGAAAAAGCTTCTTGACTTTTTTTATTACACCAAAGCCGAACGCAGGGCTTGCGTGATGCTGCTCATTTTATGTACAACCGCATTTTTGTTGCCCGAATGGATCGACTTTGAAACGCCTGAAGACCTGACGGTACTGGAGGCAGCCCCTCGGCCCATTCAGGCAAAAATGGCTCCTCGATACCATCAAAAAGAACCGCGTTATGGCAAATCCAGCTATCCCAAAAGATACCCGGTAAAGGTGGATAAAGCCATCAAATTTTTCCCCTTTGATCCGAATACAATTACAGCATCCGAACTACAGCAACTCGGTCTATCCGCCCGCACGGCAGCCATTTGGGTGAAATACAGCGGTAAGGGAGGCCGATTTCGAAAACCGGAAGACGTGCAAAAAGTATATGGTTTGCCACCGGATTGGTACCCCAAGGCCTTGCCATTCATGCGGATCACCAGGGCTGAAGAAAGTGTATACGCCGCTTCTTCGACAGAAAATACACCTTTTCGATCTTACCCGGATGATAAGCCTGGCAGAAAAGATTCCAAACCGTGTACCCCCATCGACGTCAACGCCTCCGACACCAGCGCCTGGCAATCCCTGCGCGGCATTGGCCCCGTGCTGGCCAGCCGCATCGTCAAGTTCAGGGATAAACTTGGTGGTTTTTATGCCCTGGAGCAAGTGCGGGAGACGTATGGCCTGGCAGATTCGGTCTTCCAAAAAATACTACCCTGTTTAACCCTGGGCAACCCTGGATTGAAACCTTTGCTGATCAATCAAGCTACTTTGAATGAACTGGCGACTCACCCGTATATTGGCTTTAAAGCAGCGCGAGGGATTTTGAATTGGAAGGACCAGCATGGTCCGTTTACCAAGCCTGAGCATTTGGAAGAAGTGGTGGCTTTGGAAAAACAAAAGTTGGAGAGACTGCGGCCTTATTTGCAGTTTTAG
- a CDS encoding acyltransferase family protein, whose amino-acid sequence MTPPSTGQRLYSLDALRGFDMFWIMGAEAVVHSLATATGSSVWEAAAHQLSHPDWHGFRLYDLIFPLFLFLAGVATPYSVGRDLENGKPKQQLLLRVIRRGLVLVLLGIIYNNGLVLKPLAEIRFPSVLGRIGLAYMFANIIYLYTKQLGQIIWFCALLIGYWLLLRFNAAPGFPMGDLSMEGNFASYLDRLIIPGHLYLDIHDPEGLTSCIPAIGTALLGIYAGNLLKHGTMTPPKKALILAIMGVVALVLAQLWNLVFPINKNLWTSSFVLQTGGCSLLLLSAFYYVIDVLGYRRWAFFFAVIGMNSILIYLSDGFIDWYFTAEALFKWLMQLFSEPYAAVVLALMVLLVKWGFLYFMYLKKVFLRV is encoded by the coding sequence ATGACACCTCCCTCCACAGGGCAACGCTTGTACTCCCTCGATGCCCTGCGCGGCTTTGACATGTTTTGGATCATGGGTGCCGAAGCCGTAGTACACAGCCTCGCCACCGCAACGGGTTCTTCAGTTTGGGAAGCCGCCGCTCATCAATTGTCCCATCCCGACTGGCATGGATTTCGACTGTATGATTTGATTTTTCCCCTGTTTTTATTTTTAGCGGGTGTAGCCACCCCTTATTCCGTTGGGCGAGACCTGGAAAACGGGAAACCCAAACAACAATTGTTGCTACGGGTCATTCGCCGGGGACTGGTGTTGGTACTCCTGGGCATCATCTACAACAACGGACTGGTGCTGAAGCCCTTGGCCGAAATCCGTTTTCCCAGCGTACTGGGGCGGATTGGTTTGGCCTACATGTTTGCCAACATCATCTACTTGTACACCAAACAGCTGGGGCAAATCATCTGGTTTTGCGCCCTGCTCATTGGGTATTGGTTGCTGTTGAGATTCAATGCTGCTCCCGGGTTTCCGATGGGAGACCTGAGCATGGAAGGCAATTTTGCTTCTTATCTCGATCGCTTGATCATTCCGGGACATTTGTATCTGGACATTCACGATCCGGAAGGTTTGACGAGTTGTATTCCGGCCATTGGTACGGCTTTGTTGGGGATATACGCCGGGAATTTGCTCAAACACGGCACCATGACCCCACCAAAAAAGGCCCTGATCTTGGCCATTATGGGGGTAGTTGCCTTGGTTTTGGCGCAGCTCTGGAACCTGGTTTTTCCCATCAACAAAAACCTCTGGACCAGTTCATTTGTGTTACAAACGGGAGGCTGTAGCCTATTGCTGCTTTCCGCTTTTTATTACGTGATCGACGTTTTGGGCTACCGCCGTTGGGCTTTCTTTTTTGCCGTAATTGGGATGAACTCGATTTTGATTTACCTATCCGATGGGTTCATCGACTGGTATTTTACCGCCGAGGCTTTGTTCAAATGGTTGATGCAGCTGTTTAGTGAGCCTTATGCTGCAGTCGTCCTCGCGCTGATGGTCTTGTTGGTTAAATGGGGATTTTTGTATTTTATGTATTTGAAGAAAGTGTTTTTACGGGTATAG
- the metK gene encoding methionine adenosyltransferase → MPYLFTSESVSEGHPDKIADQISDALIDHFLAFDSSSKVACETLVTTGQVVLAGEVKSKVYLDVQQIARDVIRRIGYTKSEYMFEANSCGILSAIHEQSPDINQGVERANPEDQGAGDQGMMFGYATSETDNYMPLPLDLSHRILQELSSIRKTHADLMPYLRPDAKSQVTIEYSDDHQPIRIDTIVVSTQHDDFAEDATMLNRIREDIIHILIPRVKDQLPERLQRLFTDQITYHINPTGKFVIGGPHGDTGLTGRKIIVDTYGGRGAHGGGAFSGKDPSKVDRSAAYATRHIAKNLVAAGVCEEILVQVSYAIGVAKPTNIYVNTYGTSKVKLSDGEIALKVNEIFDLRPYAIEKRLKLRSPIYSETAAYGHMGRKPEIKKVQLRDATGQFVEHEVETFTWEKLDYVDKVKAAFGL, encoded by the coding sequence ATGCCTTATCTATTCACATCTGAATCTGTATCTGAAGGGCATCCGGACAAGATCGCTGATCAAATTTCCGATGCATTGATTGATCATTTCCTGGCATTTGACTCCAGTTCTAAAGTTGCTTGCGAAACGCTGGTAACCACGGGTCAGGTAGTGCTTGCAGGCGAAGTGAAATCAAAAGTTTACCTTGATGTACAGCAGATTGCTCGCGATGTTATTCGCCGCATTGGTTATACCAAGTCGGAGTACATGTTCGAAGCCAATTCTTGTGGTATCTTATCCGCCATTCATGAGCAATCTCCCGATATTAACCAGGGTGTAGAACGTGCCAATCCAGAAGACCAGGGTGCCGGAGACCAAGGCATGATGTTCGGGTATGCGACCAGCGAAACCGACAACTATATGCCATTGCCATTGGACTTGTCGCACCGCATTTTGCAGGAGTTGTCCAGTATCCGCAAAACCCACGCTGATCTGATGCCTTACCTGCGCCCCGATGCCAAAAGCCAGGTAACCATTGAATACTCTGACGATCACCAACCGATTCGCATCGATACCATTGTTGTATCTACCCAGCACGATGATTTTGCTGAAGATGCAACCATGCTCAACCGCATTCGGGAAGACATCATTCACATCCTGATTCCTCGGGTAAAAGATCAATTGCCTGAGCGCCTGCAACGCCTGTTTACCGATCAGATTACTTATCACATCAACCCAACGGGTAAGTTCGTGATTGGTGGCCCACACGGTGATACGGGGCTGACTGGCCGTAAAATCATCGTGGATACTTACGGTGGCCGTGGAGCCCACGGTGGTGGTGCTTTCTCTGGAAAAGACCCGTCCAAAGTTGACCGCTCTGCGGCCTATGCTACCCGCCACATTGCCAAAAATCTGGTTGCTGCGGGGGTATGTGAAGAGATTTTGGTACAGGTTTCATACGCCATTGGGGTAGCCAAACCAACCAACATTTACGTCAATACTTATGGCACTTCCAAGGTGAAGCTGAGTGATGGCGAGATTGCCTTGAAAGTGAACGAAATTTTCGACCTGCGTCCATACGCGATCGAAAAACGTTTGAAACTGCGTTCTCCGATTTATTCTGAAACCGCAGCCTATGGCCACATGGGGCGCAAACCAGAAATCAAAAAAGTCCAATTGCGCGATGCTACTGGTCAGTTCGTAGAACACGAAGTAGAGACCTTTACCTGGGAAAAATTGGATTACGTGGATAAAGTGAAAGCGGCTTTTGGGCTGTAA